From Aspergillus fumigatus Af293 chromosome 3, whole genome shotgun sequence, a single genomic window includes:
- a CDS encoding RTA1 domain-containing protein, which produces MAVVQGKCARGRLYSSLSSCPFALDGHLGETSTLSASSYKSSISSFFLGLSSQSSTQHTMASDNDDTIYFYNPSLGASILFTILYIIPLIYQSYMTLVYPRKAHTPRANYFIPMVIGAALEVAGYAVRCASVRKPADIALYAVSSTIIVIAPVFVCASLYMLLGKLETSSDSGAKQPPAAFLCGGSGRRLPWMFVTLDILAVLTQGSGSGIASSEDWEGSTKDVGIGVLIGGLVLQVVTFATYLVIVAWFQWRVMAEGHQLPHGVRMVLKGVYLAGFFIMLRSIYRVFEFAFGIDSYTFTHEWPLYVLEAVPMLVALLVLGWFHPARWLAMSAPEGEEQVYSLRKSAGRGNTGEQSLA; this is translated from the exons ATGGCGGTTGTTCAGGGAAAATGTGCCCGGGGTCGACTATATAGCTCCCTATCCAGTTGTCCATTTGCCCTTGACGGCCATCTTGGAGAAACATCAACACTCAGTGCAAGCTCCTACAAATCGTCAATATCCAGCTTTTTCTTGGGCCTCTCTTCTCAGTCATCGACTCAACACACCATGGCCTCAGACAACGATGACACCATCTACTTCTACAATCCCTCCCTCGGGGcctccatcctcttcaccatCCTCTACATCATCCCTCTCATCTACCAGTCCTACATGACCCTCGTATACCCCCGCAAAGCCCACACCCCTCGAGCCAACTACTTCATCCCGATGGTGATTGGCGCCGCCCTCGAAGTAGCAGGCTACGCAGTCCGCTGCGCCAGCGTCCGGAAACCAGCGGATATCGCCCTGTACGCCGTCTCCAgcaccatcatcgtcatcgcccCGGTGTTCGTCTGCGCGAGTCTCTACATGCTTCTGGGGAAGTTGGAGACCAGCTCCGACTCGGGTGCAAAACAACCCCCCGCGGCGTTTCTGTGTGGGGGGTCGGGTAGACGGCTGCCGTGGATGTTCGTGACGTTGGATATCCTGGCGGTGCTGACGCAGGGGTCGGGGAGTGGGATTGCGTCGTCGGAGGACTGGGAGGGGTCGACCAAGGACGTGGGGATTGGAGTGTTGATTGGGGGGTTGGTTTTGCAGGTTGTGACGTTTGCGACGTACCTGGTGATTGTGGCTTGGTTTCAATGGAGGGTAATGGCCGAAGGTCACCAGTTGCCGCATGGGGTTCGGATGGTCCTGAAGGGGGTTTACCTTGCTGGGTTCTTTATAATG CTCCGCTCTATCTATCGGGTGTTTGAATTTGCGTTCGGCATTGACTCGTACACGTTTACACATGAATGGCCGTTGTATGTGCTGGAGGCGGTTCCCATGCTGGTTGCCCTGTTGGTGCTCGGTTGGTTTCATCCGGCGCGGTGGTTGGCGATGTCTGCGCCGGAGGGGGAGGAGCAGGTCTATTCTCTGCGCAAGTCGGCTGGACGAGGAAACACCGGGGAGCAATCGCTCGCTTGA
- a CDS encoding Zn(II)2Cys6 transcription factor, producing the protein MDMHVPARSGGLSWSPDLKASNTTELQHRQKFQSEEQAKIMTNQRQKRPHTKSRWGCYNCRARRVKCQETKPACENCMYRDLECVYPSKVREWVGAGKQTASRGDALVASSPSGKPVPRSQGLAVSPFSRDDLRFFHHFLIAARPHLPFGSEETWATEVPRYAHEYPHLMHAILALGATHYSLVSPNGSEYSSTALVHRGKALKELSAAIGKGPECTTTDMDVILATCYALVFQAYHMHDGLVDFAVMVRGCGVITNCIVDKYQTSQLFHLQTEEEAAEVALSLADEPVSSPLLVDSLLAAIDRLQPLFQSAIHHRFFRALRETLAGLAISQRAAFVRLTRIYAVWYKADNREFLTFIAPANHVSRALFMYFLVIELVMLPVYIRLRELSGTTLITTDLTVRQWADAIYRELPSSIRELVELPMEIIAADENTARSTRGTRSDSVFPNLHAQFFDMETAAWLGCAKPGGVGVLE; encoded by the exons ATGGATATGCACGTGCCAGCGAGGTCCGGGGGTTTGTCCTGGTCTCCCGACCTGAAGGCTTCAAATACGACCGAGCTGCAACATCGGCAAAAGTTCCAATCGGAGGAACAAGCAAAGATCATGACTAATCAGAGACAGAAACGGCCGCATACCAAGTCCCGCTGGGGTTGCTACAACTGCCGAGCACGGAGGGTAAAG TGTCAAGAAACCAAGCCGGCATGCGAGAACTGCATGTACCGAGACCTGGAATGTGTCTATCCATCCAAAGTCCGGGAATGGGTTGGTGCAGGGAAGCAGACGGCGTCGCGAGGAGATGCTTTGGTAGCATCATCGCCGAGTGGCAAGCCGGTCCCACGGTCACAAGGACTTGCTGTCAGTCCGTTCAGTCGCGATGATTTGCGATTCTTCCATCATTTTCTCATCGCTGCGCGTCCGCATCTGCCTTTTGGAAGTGAGGAGACATGGGCGACTGAGGTTCCCAGATATGCACATGAG TATCCCCATCTGATGCACGCGATCCTCGCGCTAGGAGCTACGCACTACTCCCTCGTCTCGCCTAATGGATCAGAATACTCCTCCACGGCGCTTGTCCACCGAGGCAAGGCACTGAAAGAGTTATCGGCGGCGATAGGAAAAGGCCCAGAATGCACAACAACCGACATGGACGTCATCCTAGCCACCTGCTATGCGCTTGTGTTCCAGGCGTACCACATGCACGATGGCCTCGTCGACTTTGCAGTCATGGTCCGCGGCTGCGGAGTCATCACTAACTGCATCGTGGACAAATACCAAACAAGCCAGCTATTCCACTTGcagacagaggaggaggcggccgAGGTGGCCTTGTCACTTGCCGACGAACCCGTCAGCAGTCCTCTCCTAGTCGACAGCCTTCTCGCGGCAATCGACAGGTTACAACCACTTTTTCAAAGCGCCATACATCACCGCTTCTTCCGGGCGCTACGGGAGACACTTGCCGGCCTCGCAATCTCCCAGCGGGCAGCGTTTGTCAGGCTCACCCGGATCTATGCCGTGTGGTACAAAGCCGACAATCGAGAGTTTCTCACGTTCATCGCGCCTGCGAACCACGTTTCGCGCGCGTTGTTCATGTATTTCCTTGTCATCGAGCTCGTTATGCTGCCGGTTTATATTAGGCTGCGCGAGTTAAGTGGCACTACATTGATAACAACAGATCTAACCGTACGTCAGTGGGCGGATGCCATCTACCGCGAGCTGCCATCGTCGATACGGGAGTTGGTGGAGTTACCGATGGAAATCATAGCTGCAGACGAGAATACTGCGAGAAGCACTCGCGGTACGCGGTCTGACAGTGTCTTCCCCAATCTGCATGCTCAGTTCTTTGACATGGAGACGGCAGCGTGGTTAGGGTGCGCAAagcctggaggagttggagtATTAGAATGA
- a CDS encoding ankyrin repeat domain-containing protein, whose product MSPVVRSLLSSQYSHLLVRHRTPNQPGDNPTKLISQRPSPTITMQSRFKERLSYQGNPQELETFMKRKLERSTSVQESPKPEDPEKQTRQERTALHDAAEFGYPNFALTFIEQGNDINAVDAKGRAPLHVAVQAGQEEVAHLLIKKGADVNVHDNDGLTPLHFAVVLRSVALARLLVQAGAHPRAENAHGHTPFLFAYLFEEDEILECFAETSRPKAEAVPSSTLRGYLVNMRSWAKMRSML is encoded by the coding sequence ATGTCCCCTGTCGttcgttctcttctctcttctcaaTATTCTCACCTGCTCGTTCGCCATCGCACGCCCAATCAGCCAGGTGATAACCCAACGAAACTTATATCGCAAAGACCGTCCCCCACAATCACCATGCAGTCCAGATTCAAGGAAAGACTCTCCTACCAAGGCAACCCACAAGAGCTTGAGACGTTCATGAAGCGAAAGCTCGAGCGCAGCACCAGCGTTCAGGAATCCCCTAAGCCCGAGGACCCCGAGAAGCAGACTCGCCAGGAACGAACTGCTCTCCACGACGCAGCAGAGTTCGGATATCCCAACTTTGCTCTCACATTCATCGAGCAAGGCAATGATATCAACGCTGTCGATGCAAAAGGACGCGCGCCCCTCCACGTTGCGGTGCAAGCAGGACAGGAAGAGGTGGCCCACCTCCTCATCAAGAAGGGTGCAGATGTGAACGTCCACGACAACGATGGACTCACCCCCCTACATTTCGCTGTCGTGCTGCGCTCGGTGGCTTTGGCTCGCCTGCTGGTGCAGGCTGGAGCACACCCACGCGCTGAGAATGCGCATGGACATACCCCGTTCCTCTTTGCTTACTTgtttgaggaagatgagattcTCGAGTGTTTCGCCGAGACGAGCCGTCCGAAAGCTGAAGCAGTGCCCTCGAGCACGCTTCGTGGATATCTGGTCAACATGCGATCTTGGGCCAAGATGAGATCTATGCTGTGA
- a CDS encoding DUF1993 domain-containing protein yields MTSSIYTYTVPTYLKGLDTLTFMLKKAEEYAKENNIPLSEFAEARLYPDMLPLSFQVQCVSNTSKNSVARLSGTDIVPMEDNEKTFEEFYDRINRTIDVIKAVDPKLFEGREHTEFSVKLGSYESTFTGESYVNRFGLPNFFFHLNIAYAILRSKGVPLGKFDYLKYFNS; encoded by the coding sequence atgacctcctcgatctACACCTACACCGTCCCCACCTACCTCAAGGGCCTGGACACCCTGACTTTCATGCTCAAAAAGGCCGAAGAATACGCCAAAGAAAACAACATCCCCCTCTCCGAGTTCGCCGAGGCCCGTCTCTACCCAGACATGCTCCCGTTGAGCTTCCAGGTGCAATGCGTCAGCAACACATCCAAGAACTCCGTCGCCCGCCTCTCCGGCACCGACATCGTGCCGATGGAAGACAACGAGAAAACCTTTGAGGAGTTCTACGATCGCATCAACCGCACCATCGACGTGATCAAGGCCGTTGATCCGAAGCTCTTCGAGGGCCGCGAGCACACGGAGTTCTCAGTCAAGTTGGGCTCGTATGAGTCGACTTTTACCGGCGAGTCGTACGTCAATCGCTTTGGGCTGCCGAattttttctttcatttgaACATTGCGTATGCCATCTTGAGAAGTAAGGGGGTGCCTCTGGGGAAGTTTGATTATCTCAAGTATTTTAATTCTTGA
- a CDS encoding putative MFS transporter Liz1/Seo1, with translation MAPPPVAINERAIVDNPQKLSKRKWLSYIWDTLDKSPEERKLLFKLDTAILTFASLGYFIKYLDQVNINNAFVSGMKEDLSLYGNQLNYMQTCWTVGYVIGEIPSNLLLTRIRPRYWIPAMELLWTILTFAMARCNTPTQFYVLRFFIGLAESTFYPGMQYIIGSWYRKDELAKRSCIFHTSGGIASMFSGYLMAGVYHLGGRGGFKGWQWLFIIDGVISLPVALSGFFILPDVPEISNPWYLTKEDIALSQKRMQLEGRKNREPLTSKKLKRIFSSWHIYLLTLLYMYCYNISVIPPPFIVYMLTKQIPQTLNQPQVLRRPDQRLPDYHWSSSSSDHSDLCLDIGLHSRRQTLATHHLRRGKHRSPTPTPLSLTIQIINIISYTSLAIWDINTGWKWTCYIIAGAGYGLSGLLMAYVFPFSVGVSQTEDNRWAHEICAEDNEERALVVGSMNEMAYVFQAWLPQIVWRQVEAPEYRKGFVTVTVLSGILILATFVTVGLEKRER, from the exons ATGGCCCCCCCGCCGGTTGCTATCAACGAGAGAGCCATCGTCGACAATCCACAGAAACTCTCCAAGAGGAAATGGCTTAGTTACATCTGGGATACGCTGGACAAATCCCCTGAAGAGCGCAAGCTGCTGTTCAAGCTGGACACGGCAATATTAACTTTTGCCTCCCTTG GGTATTTCATCAAGTACCTCGATCAGGTCAACATTAATAATGCGTTTGTCTCCGGGAT GAAAGAGGACCTCAGCCTCTACGGCAACCAGCTCAATTACATGCAGACCTGCTGGACGGTGGGCTACGTCATTGGCGAGATACCAAGCAACCTGCTCCTGACGCGCATCCGGCCGCGGTATTGGATTCCGGCGATGGAG CTGCTATGGACAATTCTGACGTTCGCAATGGCGCGCTGCAATACCCCGACTCAATTCTATGTGCTGCGCTTTTTCATCG GCCTCGCCGAAAGCACATTCTACCCCGGCATGCAGTACATCATCGGCTCATGGTACCGCAAGGATGAGCTGGCGAAGCGGTCATGCATTTTCCATACGAGTGGTGGGATCGCCAGTATGTTTTCTGGGTACTTGATGGCGGGCGTATATCATCTTGGAGGCAGGGGTGGGTTCAAGGGGTGGCAGTG GTTGTTTATCATCGACGGTGTTATATCGCTTCCCGTTGCGCTGAGCGGGTTCTTCATTCTGCCTGATGTGCCGGAGATTTCGAACCCGTGGTACCTGACCAAGGAG GATATCGCCTTGTCGCAGAAACGGATGCAGCTTGAAGGACGGAAGAATAGAGAGCCGCTGACGAGCAagaagttgaagaggatATTCTCGTCGTGGCATATCTATCTGCTGACTCTGTTGTATATGTAC TGTTATAATATATCAGTtatccccccccccttcaTTGTATACATGCTGACCAAACAGATACCTCAAACACTCAACCAACCCCAAGTACTCCGTCGGCCAGATCAACGCCTACCCGACTACCACTGGAGCAGTTCAAGTAGTGACCACTCTGATCTATGCTT GGACATCGGACTCCATTCTCGGCGGCAAACGCTGGCCACCCATCATCTTCGGCGCGGTAAGCACCGCTCACCCACTCCAACTCCCCTCAGTCTAACGATTCAGATCATCAACATTATCTCCTACACCTCCCTGGCTATCTGGGATATCAACACCGGGTGGAAATGGACCTGCTACATCATTGCTGGAGCAGGGTACGGCCTAAGCGGGCTTCTAATGGCGTATGTATTCCCCTTCTCAGTAGGCGTATCGCAAACTGAAGACAACAGATGGGCACATGAGATCTGCGCCGAGGATAACGAGGAACGGGCATTGGTGGTGGGTAGCATGAATGAAATGGCGTATGTCTTTCAGGCGTGGTTGCCGCAGATTGTTTGGCGGCAGGTTGAGGCACCGGAGTACAGGAAGGGGTTTGTTACGGTGACAGTTTTGTCTGGGATTCTTATCCTAGCGACGTTTGTGACGGTTgggttggagaagagggagaggtAA
- a CDS encoding putative FAD dependent oxidoreductase, whose translation MTRRQIHHVAVIGAGISGVVSAGHLLAAGIEVTVFERNHAAGGVWLYDERKPLEPVYPSVQPSRAEQHADALDVRDTRVLEHAPPGPCYEGLRNNVPTPLMRTKLNAWPSGTPDFVSHVVMKKYIQDTSKKAGVDGVTIYGARVKKLCKQDGGWKVTWSTLREDDGSGVVQEEEHSETFDAVVVASGHYHAPRIPDIPGLPEAKALWPSRILHSKGYRRPDGFENKNILLIGGGVSSTDIAREIGPIAKTVYQSTRNGEFDLSESVLPENGIRISEIARFELQNDKTLPEDAHLPLIVHLKSGQKLCGIDGIIICTGYHITLPFLPDYHDDVTSPADANETVLVTDGTQVHNLHKDIFYIPDPTLVFVGVPYYTATFTLFEFQAIAVAAFFSGVAQLPPTEDMRAKYLARVKAKGSGRGFHSLRNVEEHYVADLLEWVNKARASRGLAAVEGHTKSWLEAKEAQRERLKELLGGGTRRDSGVGEFPVLETCR comes from the exons ATGACTCGTCGTCAAATCCATCACGTGGCCGTGATTGGCGCAGGAATCAGCGGTGTTGTCTCGGCCGGGCATCTGCTCGCTGCTGGTATTGAGGTTACGGTGTTTGAGAGGAATCATGCCGCAGGGGGAGTCTG GTTGTACGACGAGCGCAAGCCCCTTGAACCCGTCTATCCGTCCGTTCAACCATCCCGCGCTGAGCAACATGCGGATGCATTAGATGTTAGGGATACGCGTGTGCTGGAACATGCGCCTCCTGG TCCATGCTACGAAGGGCTCAGGAACAATGTCCCTACACCCTTGATGCGCACGAAACTTAATGCCTGGCCAAGTGGCACACCTGACTTTGTGAGTCATGTTGTCATGAAGAAATACATTCAAGATACATCCAAGAAGGCCGGCGTTGACGGTGTTACTATCTATGGTGCGAGGGTGAAGAAGCTGTGCAAGCAGGACGGCGGATGGAAGGTTACTTGGTCCACTCTTCGGGAAGATGACGGAAGTGGAGTCGTGCAAGAGGAGGAGCACAGCGAA ACATTTGACGCAGTCGTCGTCGCCTCTGGCCACTACCACGCGCCACGAATTCCTGACATTCCTGGCTTACCGGAAGCAAAGGCACTATGGCCGTCTCGGATCCTTCACTCAAAGGGATACAGAAGACCCGACGGATTTGAAAACAAG AACATCCTCCTTATCGGCGGTGGTGTATCCTCGACAGACATTGCTCGCGAGATAGGCCCAATTGCCAAAACCGTATACCAAAGCACCCGCAACGGTGAATTTGACCTGAGTGAGTCAGTACTTCCGGAAAACGGAATAAGAATCAGCGAGATTGCCCGATTTGAGTTACAAAACGACAAAACTTTACCAGAAGATGCGCATTTGCCGTTGATTGTCCACCTCAAGTCGGGTCAGAAGCTATGCGGTATTGATGGCATCATTATCTGCACGGGATACCACATTACTCTACCCTTTCTTCCAGACTATCACGACGACGTGACCTCCCCGGCGGATGCGAATGAAACAGTTCTTGTGACGGATGGTACGCAGGTGCATAACCTTCACAAGGATATCTTCTACATTCCCGACCCGACATTGGTATTTGTAGGCGTGCCGTACTACACAGCAACATTCACGCTGTTTGAGTTTCAAGCCATCGCCGTGGCAGCCTTCTTCTCTGGAGTTGCCCAGCTGCCTCCCACCGAAGACATGAGGGCGAAATATCTTGCTCGAGTCAAGGCGAAGGGGAGCGGACGGGGATTCCACTCACTCAGGAATGTGGAAGAGCACTACGTAGCGGATCTCTTGGAGTGGGTGAATAAGGCTCGGGCTTCCCGCGGATTAGCCGCCGTTGAAGGACATACTAAGTCTTGGTTGGAGGCGAAGGAAGCCCAGAGGGAGCGACTGAAAGAGCTTTTGGGGGGCGGAACGAGGAGAGATAGTGGGGTGGGTGAGTTTCCGGTGTTGGAGACGTGTAGGTGA
- a CDS encoding TauD/TfdA dioxygenase family protein, which yields MAPAAIDPRIVDVAEPRKETLPLPPNARERLEKAGIDLSAGYPYRPARPLYVDDVYNIRNYDRPHIDPGTRADPEKKALLSAAKEVIHLTKHIGTEIVGLQLKDLNDKQKDELGLLIAERSVVFFRDQDISPQQQKELGEWFGEVEVHPQVPQVPGVPGVTVLWPALQAAETPAAFRRPGGASRWHTDLVHERQPAGVTHLHNDTVPSIGGDTLWASGYAAYEKLSPSFRQFIDGKTAIYRSAHPYLDRKHPEKGPVYVEREHPLVRVHPATGWKTLWVNRAMTVRIVGLDKAESDVILGYLCDVYEKNIDIQVRFKWTPRTSALWDNRITIHNVSWDYEGLEPRHGTRVTALAEKPFFDPKAPTRREKLGLLGPDEVEELANQLAKQ from the exons ATGGCTCCTGCTGCAATTGATCCCCGCATTGTCGACGTCGCAGAGCCTAGAAAGGAGAcccttcctctccctcccaACGCTCGGGAAAGGCTCGAAAAGGCCGGCATCGATCTCTCAGCGGGGTATCCATACCGGCCTGCACGGCCACTCTACGTGGATGATGTCTACAACATCCGGAACTATGATCGCCCTCACATCGACCCGGGAACCCGCGCCGATCCTGAGAAGAAGGCTCTGCTGTCGGCAGCAAAGGAGGTCATACACCTCACCAAGCACATTGGAACCGAGATCGTGGGGCTGCAACTCAAGGACCTGAACGACAAACAAAAAGACGAGTTGGGCCTCCTGATTGCGGAACGGAGCGTTGTCTTCTTCCGAGACCAAGACATCTCCccacagcagcagaaggAGCTGGGCGAATGGTTTGGTGAGGTCGAGGTCCAT CCGCAAGTACCACAGGTGCCTGGAGTCCCCGGTGTAACTGTATTGTGGCCGGCACTGCAGGCAGCAGAAACCCCGGCTGCGTTCCGCCGGCCGGGAGGCGCTTCCCGCTGGCATACAGATCTTGTACATGAGCGACAGCCAGCGGGTGTCACCCATCTTCACAATGATACGGTGCCCAGCATTGGAGGGGACACATTATGGGCAAGCGGTTACGCTGCTTACGAGAAGTTATCACCATCGTTCCGTCAATTTATCGACGGCAAGACAGCCATTTATCGCTCGGCCCATCCTTATTTGGACCGCAAGCATCCGGAGAAGGGGCCCGTATATGTGGAGCGAGAGCACCCTCTTGTCAGAGTTCACCCGGCAACGGGGTGGAAGACTCTTTGGGTGAACCGAGCCATGACAGTTCGGATTGTAGGCCTGGACAAAGCAGAGAGTGATGTCATCCTTGGATATCTGTGCGATGTCTATGAGAAGAACATTGACATTCAAGTTCGCTTCAAGTGGACACCAAGGACAAGCGCTTTGTGGGATAACAG GATCACCATCCACAACGTCAGCTGGGATTACGAGGGACTCGAGCCGCGGCATGGCACAAGGGTGACCGCACTGGCAGAGAAGCCTTTCTTTGATCCAAAGGCACCAACAAGACGAGAGAAGTTGGGTCTTCTAGGACCGGACGAGGTCGAAGAATTGGCAAACCAGCTGGCCAAACAGTAG